Proteins co-encoded in one Halorussus vallis genomic window:
- a CDS encoding class I SAM-dependent methyltransferase, which yields MTDMDPRRYYDEFAEGEWERLDRDPVTRMEFENTVDYLEQFLPESGRVLDAGGGAGRYTVWLAERGYDVEHLDLSVEQVRITREKADERGVAERVACRHGDLRELPFADGEFDAVCCLGGPLSHVVDPDERAAATAELRRVARDGVPVFVSVIGRFAMLRDVLKFCLDAEHGLLAPIAEDGDYTAERAAKYADGEGWAECHGFRVDEFEAELEAANLGVERLVGLENVANRMKRELAEADEAAVESVRDVVRALREDRTAVDFSEHILAVCRA from the coding sequence ATGACCGACATGGACCCCCGGCGGTACTACGACGAGTTCGCCGAAGGCGAGTGGGAGCGCCTGGACCGCGACCCCGTAACCCGGATGGAGTTCGAGAACACCGTCGACTACCTGGAGCAATTCCTGCCCGAGTCGGGACGCGTCCTCGACGCGGGCGGTGGCGCGGGCCGGTACACCGTCTGGCTGGCCGAGCGCGGCTACGACGTCGAACACCTCGACCTGAGCGTCGAACAGGTGCGCATCACCCGCGAGAAGGCCGACGAACGCGGCGTCGCCGAGCGCGTCGCGTGCCGGCATGGCGACCTGCGCGAGTTACCCTTCGCCGACGGGGAGTTCGACGCCGTCTGCTGTCTCGGCGGCCCCCTCAGCCACGTGGTCGACCCCGACGAGCGCGCCGCGGCGACGGCTGAATTGCGGCGGGTCGCCCGCGACGGAGTACCCGTCTTCGTCTCGGTCATCGGCCGCTTCGCCATGCTCCGAGACGTCCTCAAATTCTGCCTCGACGCGGAACACGGCCTACTCGCGCCCATCGCCGAGGACGGCGACTACACCGCCGAGCGCGCCGCGAAGTACGCCGACGGCGAGGGGTGGGCGGAGTGCCACGGCTTCCGCGTCGACGAGTTCGAAGCCGAACTGGAAGCCGCGAATCTGGGGGTCGAGCGACTGGTCGGATTAGAGAACGTCGCCAACCGGATGAAGCGCGAACTCGCCGAGGCCGACGAGGCGGCGGTCGAGTCGGTCCGCGATGTCGTCCGGGCGCTCCGGGAGGACCGTACCGCGGTCGACTTCTCCGAGCACATCCTCGCCGTCTGTCGCGCGTGA
- a CDS encoding universal stress protein, with protein sequence MSFVSVSSLLSGPNGDPRGAPDLEEHLDGEDVLVPLLVSEASAVTDQLRVAASLARTTGGSLTAVDPVAVSGRTPVEQCREPTPENESALIEWAVERVSNASSGTDARFACARGFVDDVSAAAATADVDALVVPGDRAGGLLRGSFAERLAQAVDCDVVTVNGPSGYEGVPSILLAVSGGPHSGVATDVARRVAADCDAWVDVLRVVEENASERERREAEELVESAYRRLDRPESTSKWILEAEDATEAIVEQSAYYGLTVIGAPTKGRLRRFVSGSTSRTVRDNAESVVLSAHTRREPKAPGGD encoded by the coding sequence ATGAGTTTCGTATCGGTGTCCTCGCTCCTCTCCGGACCGAACGGCGACCCCCGGGGAGCCCCCGACCTCGAGGAACACCTCGACGGCGAGGACGTTCTCGTACCCCTGCTGGTTTCGGAGGCGTCGGCCGTAACCGACCAACTGCGCGTCGCGGCGTCGCTGGCGCGAACGACCGGGGGGTCGCTCACCGCCGTCGACCCGGTTGCGGTTTCCGGACGGACGCCGGTGGAGCAGTGCCGCGAACCGACCCCCGAGAACGAATCGGCCCTGATCGAGTGGGCGGTCGAGCGAGTCTCGAACGCCTCCTCGGGAACCGACGCGCGGTTCGCGTGCGCCCGCGGGTTCGTCGACGACGTCTCGGCGGCCGCGGCGACGGCCGACGTCGACGCGCTCGTCGTGCCGGGCGACCGTGCGGGCGGGTTACTCCGGGGGAGTTTCGCCGAGCGTCTCGCGCAGGCCGTCGACTGCGACGTCGTCACCGTGAACGGTCCAAGCGGATACGAGGGGGTGCCGTCGATTCTCCTGGCCGTCTCGGGCGGGCCCCATTCCGGCGTGGCTACGGACGTCGCGCGGCGGGTCGCGGCCGACTGCGACGCCTGGGTCGACGTCCTCCGTGTGGTCGAGGAGAACGCCTCCGAACGCGAGCGCCGGGAGGCCGAGGAACTGGTCGAGTCGGCCTACCGCCGACTCGACCGTCCCGAGTCGACCTCGAAGTGGATACTGGAAGCAGAGGACGCCACCGAGGCCATCGTCGAACAGTCGGCGTACTACGGGCTGACGGTCATCGGGGCGCCGACGAAAGGACGACTGCGCCGGTTCGTCTCCGGGTCGACGAGCAGGACCGTCCGCGACAACGCAGAGAGCGTCGTCCTCTCGGCGCACACCCGCCGAGAACCCAAGGCTCCGGGCGGGGACTGA
- a CDS encoding cytochrome P450 produces the protein MSELDRRENGVRARDQDADPAAADLPPGPSGLPVVGSTVAASRDGVGFGERLTSYGDVVSYSAFGRDFVAVFDPAVVETVLVSANDAFEKGEFETAFGDLVAPEGVVFAEGERWRRQRTALQSAFTPERIRRYADEMVAHTAATADDWDDGETVELGDAFGALTLRILTRALFDLDLDAERGAVVREAARAVHAVVDQFGLLSFLPAWVPTPTDRRHERAMADLDALVAELVEERREGVARSATEPTSGDEPRVAPDRDDLLSLLVAAADADETGMEPAAIRDQLVTFLFAGHETTATALTYACWLLAGNPDARERLDAELDAVLGDRDPTFADLPDLDYVEGIAREALRLYPPVYSLYRQPKEDIVLGGYRIPADATLQLATYNVQRDDRWWDDPEQFRPERWTGSEAPETSRRGERGSRERPEYAYFPFGGGPRHCIGMRFAMTELQLALATLARRVEFERVTAELDLSMGLTLDPGPVEVRVRKKRA, from the coding sequence ATGAGCGAACTCGACCGCCGCGAGAACGGCGTACGAGCGCGGGACCAGGACGCGGACCCGGCGGCGGCCGACCTTCCGCCCGGCCCGTCCGGATTACCGGTCGTCGGGTCGACCGTCGCGGCGTCCCGCGACGGCGTCGGCTTCGGCGAGCGACTGACGTCGTACGGCGACGTCGTCTCCTACAGCGCCTTCGGCCGAGACTTCGTCGCCGTCTTCGACCCCGCCGTCGTCGAGACGGTGCTCGTCTCGGCCAACGACGCCTTCGAGAAGGGCGAGTTCGAGACGGCGTTCGGCGATCTGGTCGCGCCCGAGGGGGTCGTCTTCGCCGAGGGCGAACGCTGGCGACGCCAGCGAACCGCGCTCCAGTCGGCGTTCACGCCCGAGCGGATTCGGCGCTACGCCGACGAGATGGTCGCCCACACCGCCGCGACGGCCGACGACTGGGACGACGGCGAGACGGTCGAACTCGGCGACGCCTTCGGCGCGCTGACGCTCCGCATCCTCACGCGGGCGCTGTTCGACCTCGACCTCGACGCCGAGCGCGGCGCGGTCGTCCGCGAGGCGGCCCGGGCCGTGCACGCGGTGGTCGACCAGTTCGGCCTGCTGTCGTTCCTGCCGGCGTGGGTGCCCACGCCGACCGACCGCCGCCACGAACGGGCGATGGCCGACCTCGACGCCCTCGTGGCCGAACTGGTCGAAGAGCGCCGGGAGGGCGTCGCGCGAAGCGCGACGGAACCGACGAGCGGTGACGAACCGCGAGTCGCCCCCGACCGCGACGACCTGCTCTCGCTGCTGGTCGCGGCCGCCGACGCCGACGAAACCGGGATGGAACCCGCGGCGATTCGCGACCAACTGGTCACCTTCCTGTTCGCGGGCCACGAGACGACCGCCACCGCGCTGACCTACGCCTGCTGGCTCCTCGCGGGGAACCCCGACGCCCGCGAGCGCCTCGACGCCGAACTCGACGCGGTGCTGGGCGACCGCGACCCGACGTTCGCCGACCTCCCCGACCTCGACTACGTTGAGGGAATCGCCCGAGAAGCCCTGCGACTCTACCCGCCAGTCTACTCGCTCTACCGCCAGCCGAAGGAGGACATCGTCCTCGGCGGCTACCGAATCCCCGCGGACGCGACGCTCCAACTCGCCACCTACAACGTCCAGCGCGACGACCGCTGGTGGGACGACCCCGAGCAGTTCCGGCCCGAACGGTGGACGGGGAGCGAGGCTCCAGAGACGTCTCGGCGGGGCGAGCGAGGGAGTCGCGAGCGACCCGAGTACGCCTACTTCCCGTTCGGCGGCGGTCCCCGCCACTGCATCGGAATGCGCTTCGCGATGACCGAGTTACAGTTGGCGCTGGCGACGCTCGCCCGGCGGGTCGAGTTCGAGCGCGTCACCGCCGAGTTGGACCTCTCGATGGGGCTGACGCTCGACCCCGGTCCGGTCGAGGTTCGAGTGCGGAAGAAGCGCGCGTAG
- a CDS encoding sodium-dependent transporter, which produces MAEREHWTSRIGFIFAAVGSAVGLGNIWSFPFQTATNGGAAFLVVYLLAVFLIGFPTMLIEFVIGRRGERNPVAAFQSIGYGQWSFTGGLGVFSSLVTLSFYSVVGGWVLSYIVGSATGAYFGEAGKYFGTVSAGPVAIAAHAVFMAITIAIVASGVTDGIERATKVMIPAILVLLVGLAVWATTLDGAAAGYAYYLSPDFSVIANNFGSIVPPAMGQAFFTLSLGFSVMIAYASYLGRDDSLPADGGAIVVVNTIVALLAGFVVFPILFATGGAESAGSGGAGTAFVALAGAFGNLPAGQIIGFVFFVVLLFAALSSSISLLEVPVSFVTENYGYGRAGTAIVMGLVIGLVGVPATFGTSWLSFYNDFVFKILLPIAVLLFAVFAGWIADFESMDELGRGSSLGDSFKVIWLWWIRTVVPAVVLITLYLGVTSLYEGLTTGAYF; this is translated from the coding sequence ATGGCAGAACGTGAACATTGGACTAGTAGAATCGGGTTCATCTTCGCCGCGGTCGGCAGCGCAGTGGGACTCGGGAACATCTGGTCGTTCCCGTTCCAGACCGCGACGAACGGCGGGGCGGCGTTCCTCGTGGTCTACCTCCTGGCCGTGTTCCTCATCGGCTTCCCGACGATGCTCATCGAGTTCGTCATCGGGCGGCGCGGCGAGCGAAACCCGGTCGCCGCGTTCCAGAGTATCGGCTACGGCCAGTGGTCGTTCACCGGCGGACTCGGGGTGTTCTCCTCGCTGGTGACACTGTCGTTCTACAGCGTCGTCGGCGGATGGGTCCTGAGCTACATCGTCGGGAGCGCCACGGGCGCGTACTTCGGCGAAGCCGGCAAGTATTTCGGGACGGTGTCGGCGGGTCCCGTCGCCATCGCGGCCCACGCCGTCTTCATGGCCATCACCATCGCCATCGTCGCCTCGGGCGTCACCGACGGCATCGAGCGGGCGACGAAGGTCATGATTCCGGCCATCCTCGTCCTGCTGGTCGGTCTCGCCGTCTGGGCGACCACGCTCGACGGCGCCGCCGCGGGCTACGCCTACTACCTCTCGCCGGACTTCTCGGTCATCGCGAACAACTTCGGCTCCATCGTCCCGCCGGCGATGGGCCAGGCGTTCTTCACGCTGTCGCTCGGTTTCAGCGTCATGATCGCCTACGCATCCTACCTCGGCCGCGACGACAGCCTCCCCGCGGACGGGGGCGCCATCGTGGTCGTCAACACCATCGTCGCGCTGCTGGCCGGCTTCGTCGTCTTCCCCATCCTCTTCGCCACCGGCGGCGCCGAGAGCGCGGGCAGCGGCGGTGCGGGGACAGCGTTCGTCGCGCTCGCGGGTGCGTTCGGTAACCTCCCTGCGGGTCAGATCATCGGTTTCGTCTTCTTCGTCGTCCTGCTGTTCGCTGCCCTCTCCAGTTCCATCAGCCTGCTGGAAGTGCCGGTGTCGTTCGTCACCGAGAACTACGGCTACGGCCGCGCTGGGACCGCCATCGTGATGGGCCTCGTCATCGGCCTCGTCGGCGTCCCGGCGACGTTCGGTACGAGCTGGCTCAGCTTCTACAACGACTTCGTGTTCAAGATTCTCCTGCCAATCGCGGTGCTGCTGTTCGCCGTCTTCGCCGGCTGGATCGCCGACTTCGAGTCGATGGACGAACTCGGCCGCGGGAGTTCGCTCGGCGACTCGTTCAAGGTCATCTGGCTCTGGTGGATTCGGACCGTCGTCCCCGCCGTCGTCCTCATCACCCTCTACCTCGGCGTCACGTCGCTCTACGAGGGCCTGACCACCGGGGCCTACTTCTAG
- a CDS encoding CDP-glycerol glycerophosphotransferase family protein, with product MVEVLYAIQHAFMRKTFEAIDRHVDAESAYVPMNVGARGCSDAVSEVNVDEVGAIDRQVRRVDPDVVVYNHRHRVHDVDFHEEYPLVHVRHGASIGRGEIEETAEMTRRAVDAALAPGERWAQRYEELYPDDVDVSVVGVPEADDLVAAEAPRERRVLYAPTNHNYGGGSYLETAHEVLDLFAGSDFELLFRPHPVDRDEEPGKSLTAECRDRIADLPNVIYDENETPRQSLLAADVLLSDYSGIVTEWLHTGRPLVQFADIAADDNDLPKIGYVTNAADLDLGTVERLYEEGYPDRIARREAAFRSELGVPMDGRAGVDAATSEWRDVAGFAAEPAAANGPSAPASGTAGAR from the coding sequence ATGGTCGAAGTTCTATACGCGATTCAACACGCTTTCATGCGCAAGACGTTCGAGGCGATAGACAGACACGTCGACGCCGAGTCGGCGTACGTCCCGATGAACGTCGGCGCTCGGGGCTGTAGCGACGCCGTCTCCGAGGTGAACGTCGACGAGGTCGGAGCCATCGACCGCCAGGTCCGGCGGGTCGACCCCGACGTGGTGGTGTACAACCACCGCCACCGCGTCCACGACGTCGACTTCCACGAGGAGTACCCGCTGGTCCACGTCCGCCACGGCGCGTCCATCGGTCGCGGCGAGATCGAGGAGACGGCCGAGATGACCCGGCGAGCGGTTGACGCCGCGCTCGCGCCCGGCGAGCGGTGGGCGCAGCGGTACGAGGAACTCTACCCCGACGACGTCGACGTGTCTGTCGTCGGCGTCCCCGAGGCCGACGACCTGGTGGCCGCCGAGGCGCCCCGGGAGCGGCGGGTGCTGTACGCGCCGACCAACCACAACTACGGCGGCGGGTCGTACCTCGAGACCGCCCACGAGGTGCTCGACCTGTTCGCCGGGAGCGACTTCGAACTGCTGTTCCGGCCCCACCCCGTCGACCGCGACGAGGAACCGGGCAAGTCGCTGACCGCGGAGTGTCGCGACCGAATCGCCGACCTGCCGAACGTGATCTACGACGAGAACGAGACGCCCCGACAGAGCCTGCTGGCCGCCGACGTGCTACTGTCGGACTACTCGGGCATCGTGACCGAGTGGCTCCACACCGGCCGGCCGCTGGTCCAGTTCGCCGACATCGCCGCCGATGACAACGACCTCCCGAAGATCGGCTACGTGACGAACGCCGCCGACCTCGACCTCGGGACCGTCGAGCGACTGTACGAGGAGGGTTACCCCGACCGAATCGCGCGGCGCGAGGCGGCGTTCCGGTCGGAACTCGGGGTGCCGATGGACGGCCGGGCGGGCGTCGACGCCGCGACGTCCGAATGGCGAGACGTCGCCGGGTTCGCCGCGGAACCGGCGGCCGCGAACGGCCCGAGCGCTCCCGCCTCCGGAACGGCGGGCGCCCGGTAG
- a CDS encoding helix-turn-helix domain-containing protein, whose product MKSLDVTIRLPPEMRLSVPERVAPGDAFEREELLSWHTHEDDGVEYFLSLVVGEVDAIRDALSALDVVRWFDLSPVDDDTFYAYVAMELRPEDLAWRGALDGRKIVVVPPIVFGPDGAVALTILGDPAELRQVVADFPEQVSVEVDRVGEHRHLAGSLAGRLTTRQFEAIAVARELGYFDVPRAAELADVAAELDCTESTASTLLRKAQRALVDAALVR is encoded by the coding sequence GTGAAGTCCCTCGACGTGACCATCCGACTGCCGCCGGAGATGCGACTCTCGGTCCCCGAGCGGGTCGCGCCCGGCGACGCCTTCGAACGCGAGGAGTTGCTGTCGTGGCACACCCACGAGGACGACGGCGTCGAGTACTTCCTCTCGCTGGTGGTCGGCGAGGTCGACGCCATCCGCGACGCGCTTTCGGCCCTCGACGTCGTGCGGTGGTTCGACCTCTCGCCGGTGGACGACGACACCTTCTACGCCTACGTCGCCATGGAACTGCGGCCCGAGGACCTCGCGTGGCGCGGGGCGCTGGACGGCCGGAAGATCGTCGTCGTCCCGCCCATCGTGTTCGGGCCGGACGGCGCCGTCGCGCTGACGATTCTCGGCGACCCGGCGGAGTTGCGCCAGGTCGTCGCCGACTTCCCCGAACAGGTGTCGGTCGAGGTCGACCGCGTGGGCGAACACCGCCACCTCGCGGGGTCGCTCGCCGGCCGCCTCACGACGCGACAGTTCGAGGCGATAGCGGTCGCCCGCGAACTCGGCTACTTCGACGTGCCCCGAGCGGCCGAACTGGCCGACGTGGCCGCCGAACTCGACTGCACGGAGAGCACGGCGTCGACGCTGCTCCGGAAGGCCCAGCGAGCGCTCGTGGACGCGGCGCTGGTCCGGTGA
- a CDS encoding PepSY domain-containing protein translates to MEYHEIASLGLALLLVGSASGVGVAARHSTTAAQPASQTTAVAERLAGVDRAALPGDRTGAALQQSGINLSEVNVSALQAIRLAQNRTNGKPIVVALASQNGTPAFNVTILHQNRSITQVTVDATSPRVTAVRSNVTVVGREYLGGQAFDYGALRPVDEAIRLVENRTNGTVINAGLRRGELTYGVALRTPEGQRTTALVTATTGPILGIRTTNATASTNTTATGS, encoded by the coding sequence GTGGAGTACCACGAGATCGCGTCACTCGGCCTCGCGCTCCTCCTGGTGGGGAGCGCGAGCGGAGTGGGGGTTGCAGCACGACACTCGACGACAGCAGCACAGCCAGCGTCACAGACGACTGCAGTAGCCGAACGACTCGCCGGGGTGGACCGCGCCGCGCTTCCGGGCGACCGGACCGGGGCCGCGCTCCAGCAGAGCGGCATCAACCTGAGCGAGGTCAACGTCTCGGCGCTCCAGGCGATACGACTCGCCCAGAACCGAACGAACGGGAAGCCGATCGTGGTCGCGCTCGCGAGCCAGAACGGGACGCCCGCGTTCAACGTGACGATTCTCCACCAGAACCGGAGCATCACGCAGGTCACGGTCGACGCGACGTCCCCGCGCGTGACAGCGGTCCGTTCCAACGTCACGGTCGTCGGTCGGGAGTACCTCGGCGGGCAGGCGTTCGACTACGGCGCGCTCCGCCCGGTCGACGAGGCCATCCGCCTGGTCGAGAATCGGACGAACGGAACGGTCATCAACGCCGGACTCCGCCGAGGTGAACTCACCTACGGCGTCGCGCTCCGGACGCCCGAGGGCCAACGGACCACGGCGCTCGTGACCGCGACGACCGGGCCGATACTCGGAATCCGGACGACGAACGCGACCGCCTCGACCAACACCACGGCGACCGGGTCCTGA
- a CDS encoding GNAT family N-acetyltransferase, translating to MELRRLPATEDAVRRYVERLWLPYHRDLEATVEAHALADDVDLVAEEVEFRLGRLESDDYRAWIAVDATDEDVAEDVDFADVEAELAGFVTTELDESPSVFDRPDRLVVGDIYVRESYRGTGLARRLVDRARERARSAGCSELALDVDVDNERALAFYEKLGFETTRRRMTVAVDGP from the coding sequence ATGGAACTCCGCCGTCTTCCCGCGACCGAGGACGCCGTCCGCCGCTACGTCGAACGGTTATGGCTGCCGTATCACCGCGACCTCGAAGCGACAGTCGAGGCTCACGCGCTCGCCGACGACGTCGACCTCGTCGCAGAGGAGGTTGAGTTTCGACTCGGCCGTCTCGAATCGGACGACTACCGGGCGTGGATCGCTGTCGACGCGACCGACGAGGACGTGGCCGAAGACGTCGATTTCGCCGACGTCGAAGCAGAGTTGGCGGGCTTCGTGACGACCGAACTCGACGAATCGCCGTCCGTCTTCGACCGACCCGACCGCCTGGTCGTCGGCGACATCTACGTCCGCGAATCCTACCGCGGAACGGGACTTGCCCGCCGTCTCGTGGACCGCGCCCGAGAACGGGCGCGATCCGCGGGGTGTTCGGAACTCGCGCTCGACGTCGACGTCGACAACGAACGCGCACTCGCCTTCTACGAGAAACTCGGCTTCGAGACGACCCGCCGCCGGATGACGGTCGCCGTCGACGGACCCTGA
- a CDS encoding sodium-dependent transporter produces the protein MTRESWRTRLGFILAAVGSAVGLGNIWRFPWMTAENGGSAFLVVYLAIVLLVGVPGLLAEFVIGRRSQRNPAGALYRLSSGSASWGLVGLFGVVTALVLLSFYSVVGGWILRYFLASFTGSYFGSPGAYFGQISFGTSAVAYHVAFLALTAFIVVGGVRDGIEKATKVMMPAIVVLLVALAGWAVTRPGAGAGLSFYLDFDAAYLAANFFDVLGAAAGQALFTLSLGVGTMITYASYLGDDNNLALDGGVIATLNTGVGVLAGLVVFPLLFATFGELTGPAAGGGAGALFVSLAGAFAQVPLGRWLAVTFFGVITLAALSSSISMLEIPVAYLVDEHGVSRRSATLSLAGLVLLTGTANALNPSLFGFVADTLVNLMLTAGLAGFLVFVGWVLGKDALAEFSSGAGAGTRSIGPAWLWSVRTILPLFLLGTLAVNLLALAGVSIL, from the coding sequence ATGACACGCGAATCGTGGCGCACGCGACTCGGCTTCATCCTCGCCGCCGTCGGGAGCGCCGTCGGACTCGGCAACATCTGGCGCTTCCCGTGGATGACCGCCGAGAACGGCGGCAGCGCCTTCCTCGTCGTCTACCTCGCCATCGTCCTGCTCGTGGGCGTTCCCGGCCTGCTGGCGGAGTTCGTCATCGGCCGGCGTTCCCAGCGGAATCCCGCAGGCGCGCTGTATCGACTCTCCTCCGGGTCGGCGTCGTGGGGCCTGGTCGGCCTGTTCGGCGTCGTGACCGCCCTCGTCCTGCTGTCGTTCTACAGCGTCGTCGGCGGCTGGATTCTCCGGTACTTCCTCGCCAGTTTCACGGGGTCGTACTTCGGTTCGCCCGGCGCCTACTTCGGCCAGATTAGCTTCGGAACGTCGGCGGTCGCCTACCACGTCGCCTTCCTCGCGTTGACCGCATTCATCGTGGTCGGCGGGGTTCGCGACGGCATCGAGAAGGCGACCAAGGTGATGATGCCCGCCATCGTCGTCCTGCTGGTCGCGCTTGCGGGGTGGGCGGTCACCCGGCCCGGCGCGGGCGCGGGCCTGTCGTTCTACCTCGACTTCGACGCCGCCTACCTCGCGGCGAACTTCTTCGACGTGCTCGGGGCGGCCGCCGGCCAGGCGCTGTTCACGCTCTCGCTGGGCGTCGGCACGATGATAACCTACGCCTCGTACCTGGGCGACGACAACAACCTCGCGCTCGACGGCGGCGTCATCGCCACGCTCAACACCGGCGTCGGCGTGCTCGCGGGCCTGGTCGTCTTCCCGCTGCTGTTCGCGACGTTCGGCGAACTCACCGGCCCAGCCGCCGGCGGCGGAGCGGGCGCGTTGTTCGTCAGCCTCGCGGGGGCGTTCGCGCAGGTCCCGCTCGGTCGATGGCTCGCGGTGACGTTCTTCGGCGTCATCACGCTCGCCGCGCTGTCGTCGTCCATCAGCATGCTCGAGATTCCGGTGGCGTACCTCGTCGACGAACACGGCGTCTCCCGGCGCTCGGCCACCCTCTCGCTCGCCGGACTCGTCCTGTTGACCGGCACCGCCAACGCGCTGAACCCCTCGCTGTTCGGCTTCGTCGCCGACACCCTCGTCAACCTGATGCTGACCGCCGGCCTCGCCGGCTTCCTCGTCTTCGTCGGCTGGGTCCTCGGCAAGGACGCGCTCGCGGAGTTCTCCTCGGGCGCGGGCGCCGGAACCCGGTCCATCGGCCCGGCGTGGCTCTGGTCGGTCCGGACCATCTTACCGCTGTTCCTGCTGGGGACGCTCGCGGTGAACCTGCTGGCGCTGGCCGGCGTCTCCATCCTCTGA
- a CDS encoding acyl-CoA carboxylase subunit beta, producing the protein MEEKLEELREKRREALKGGGEDRIEAQHDKGKMTARERIEYFLDDGTFNEFDQLRTHQSHNFGMEEKQVYGDGVVTGYGEVNGRKTFVFAHDFTVFGGSLGEVFAEKVCKVMDKAMEVGAPVIGLNDSAGARIQEGVESLAGYAEIFRRNTEASGVIPQISAIMGPCAGGAVYSPAITDFVFMVKDTSHMFITGPEVIKTVTGEEVTFEELGGATTHESTSGVAHFAEESEEEALDDIRRLLSYVPQNNVEDPPRVEPWDDPERRDEELESVVPDQPKKPYDMTRVIGGVVDEDSFFEVQEGYAKNIVIGFARLDGRSVGIVANQPRVNAGTLDIEASEKGSRFVRFCDSFNIPILTFVDVPGFMPGTDQEHGGIIRHGAKLLYAYSEATVPLMTVITRKAYGGAYDVMASKHIGADVNYAWPTAEIAVMGPQGAVNILYSEELEEADDPDARREELIAEYREEFANPYTAADRGFVDDVLEPADTRPRLIDDLEMLASKRDEQPDKKHGNIPL; encoded by the coding sequence ATGGAAGAGAAGCTCGAGGAACTGCGTGAGAAGCGCCGGGAGGCGCTGAAGGGCGGCGGCGAGGACCGCATCGAGGCCCAGCACGACAAGGGCAAGATGACCGCGCGCGAGCGCATCGAGTACTTCCTCGACGACGGCACCTTCAACGAGTTCGACCAGCTACGGACCCACCAGAGCCACAACTTCGGCATGGAGGAAAAGCAGGTGTACGGCGACGGCGTCGTCACCGGCTACGGCGAGGTCAACGGTCGCAAGACGTTCGTCTTCGCCCACGACTTCACCGTCTTCGGCGGGTCGCTCGGCGAGGTGTTCGCCGAGAAGGTCTGCAAGGTGATGGACAAGGCGATGGAGGTCGGCGCGCCGGTCATCGGGTTGAACGACTCGGCGGGCGCTCGCATCCAGGAGGGCGTCGAGTCGCTCGCGGGCTACGCCGAAATCTTCCGGCGCAACACCGAAGCGTCGGGGGTCATCCCACAGATATCGGCCATCATGGGGCCGTGCGCGGGCGGCGCGGTGTACTCGCCGGCCATCACCGACTTCGTGTTCATGGTCAAGGACACGAGCCACATGTTCATCACCGGCCCGGAGGTCATCAAGACGGTCACCGGCGAGGAGGTCACCTTCGAGGAACTCGGCGGCGCGACCACCCACGAGTCGACCTCGGGCGTGGCGCACTTCGCCGAGGAGTCCGAGGAGGAGGCGCTCGACGACATCCGCCGGTTGCTGTCGTACGTCCCGCAGAACAACGTCGAGGACCCGCCGCGGGTCGAACCGTGGGACGACCCCGAGCGCCGCGACGAGGAGCTAGAGAGCGTGGTTCCCGACCAGCCAAAGAAGCCATACGACATGACCCGGGTCATCGGGGGCGTCGTCGACGAGGACTCGTTCTTCGAGGTCCAGGAGGGCTACGCCAAGAACATCGTCATCGGCTTCGCCCGCCTCGACGGCCGGTCGGTCGGCATCGTCGCCAACCAGCCCCGGGTCAACGCCGGCACGCTCGACATCGAGGCCTCCGAGAAGGGGTCGCGGTTCGTGCGGTTCTGCGACTCGTTCAACATCCCCATCCTGACGTTCGTCGACGTGCCCGGCTTCATGCCCGGCACCGACCAGGAGCACGGCGGCATCATCCGCCACGGCGCGAAACTGCTGTACGCCTACTCGGAGGCAACGGTCCCGCTGATGACCGTCATCACCCGGAAGGCCTACGGCGGCGCCTACGACGTGATGGCCTCCAAGCACATCGGCGCGGACGTCAACTACGCCTGGCCGACCGCCGAAATCGCGGTGATGGGCCCGCAGGGCGCGGTCAACATCCTCTACAGCGAGGAACTCGAGGAGGCCGACGACCCCGACGCACGCCGCGAGGAACTCATCGCGGAGTACCGCGAGGAGTTCGCCAACCCCTACACCGCGGCCGACCGCGGCTTCGTCGACGACGTGCTCGAACCGGCCGACACTCGTCCGCGCCTGATCGACGACCTCGAGATGCTCGCGAGCAAGCGCGACGAGCAACCCGACAAGAAACATGGCAACATCCCGCTCTGA